One Burkholderia pyrrocinia DNA segment encodes these proteins:
- a CDS encoding LLM class flavin-dependent oxidoreductase, whose product MSVEFIGMIQSQKQSEIHPASGPVVDPDYVRDFARAHETAGFDRILVPHHSTGPSATLTIAFAAAATERIHFMLAHRPGFTAPTLAARQIATLDQFSRGRLAVHFISGGSDSEQQRDGDFLDHDARYARTDEYLGILRRIWTEAQPFDHDGAHYRFKQGFSEVKPFQQPHVPIYFGGASEAALAVAGKHADVYALWGESLDQVRDLTTRVRAEAAQHGRQVRFSVSFRPILAATEDEAWARAYRILDETRRLREAAGLGAGGPQQSEGARRLLAAAERGTRVDKRLWTEIAKLTGARSNSTALVGTPEQVADALLDYYDLGVTTFLIRGFDPLEDAIDYGRELIPRVRSAVAARDAALRAA is encoded by the coding sequence ATGAGCGTCGAATTCATCGGCATGATCCAGAGCCAGAAGCAGTCGGAAATCCACCCGGCGTCCGGCCCCGTGGTCGATCCCGACTATGTGCGCGACTTCGCGCGCGCCCACGAAACGGCCGGCTTCGACCGGATCCTCGTGCCGCATCACTCGACCGGCCCGTCGGCGACGCTGACGATCGCGTTCGCGGCGGCCGCGACCGAGCGCATCCATTTCATGCTCGCGCATCGCCCGGGCTTCACCGCACCGACGCTCGCCGCGCGGCAGATCGCGACGCTCGACCAGTTCAGCCGCGGCCGGCTCGCCGTGCACTTCATCTCCGGCGGCTCGGACAGCGAGCAGCAACGCGACGGCGATTTCCTCGACCACGATGCGCGCTATGCGCGTACCGACGAATACCTCGGCATCCTGCGGCGGATCTGGACCGAAGCGCAGCCGTTCGATCACGACGGCGCGCACTACCGGTTCAAGCAGGGCTTCTCTGAAGTGAAGCCGTTCCAGCAGCCGCATGTGCCGATCTACTTCGGCGGCGCATCGGAAGCCGCGCTCGCGGTGGCCGGCAAGCACGCGGACGTCTATGCGCTGTGGGGCGAATCGCTCGACCAGGTGCGCGACCTGACGACGCGCGTGCGCGCCGAAGCCGCGCAGCACGGCCGGCAGGTGCGTTTCTCCGTATCGTTCCGGCCGATCCTCGCCGCGACCGAGGACGAAGCGTGGGCGCGCGCGTATCGCATCCTCGACGAAACGCGCCGGCTGCGCGAAGCGGCCGGCCTCGGCGCCGGCGGCCCGCAGCAGAGCGAAGGTGCGCGCCGCCTGCTCGCCGCGGCCGAACGCGGCACGCGCGTCGACAAGCGGCTGTGGACCGAGATCGCGAAGCTCACCGGCGCGCGCTCGAACTCGACGGCGCTCGTCGGCACACCCGAACAGGTCGCCGACGCGCTGCTCGACTACTACGACCTCGGCGTGACGACGTTCCTGATCCGCGGCTTCGATCCGCTGGAAGACGCGATCGACTACGGCCGCGAACTGATTCCGCGCGTGCGCAGCGCCGTCGCCGCACGCGACGCGGCGCTGCGCGCCGCATGA
- a CDS encoding class II aldolase/adducin family protein, protein MSAVLATPVRTASGLVLAEAPRQHFWFDPPAPRIDVAAERRHRQERLAAAFRLFARFGFASGLAGHITARDPELPDHFWVNPLGVHFSQIKVSDLLLVNARGETAIGTRPLNKAAFAIHAAIHEAHPHIVAAAHTHSTYGKAWSTLGRPLDPLTQDACVFYEDHALFDDFTGMVVDTSEGARIAHALAKPDGSTHKGAILKNHGILTAGPTVEAAAWWYIALDNAAHTQLLAEAAGTPQPIDHATARHTHGQIGGPDGALHAFGSLFARVVADEPDLLD, encoded by the coding sequence ATGTCCGCCGTCCTCGCCACGCCCGTTCGCACCGCATCGGGCCTCGTGCTCGCCGAAGCGCCGCGCCAGCATTTCTGGTTCGACCCGCCCGCGCCGCGCATCGACGTCGCCGCCGAACGCCGCCACCGGCAGGAGCGGCTCGCGGCCGCGTTCCGCCTGTTCGCGCGCTTCGGGTTCGCGTCGGGGCTCGCCGGCCACATCACCGCGCGCGATCCGGAGTTGCCCGACCACTTCTGGGTGAATCCGCTCGGCGTGCATTTCTCGCAGATCAAGGTGTCCGACCTGCTGCTCGTCAACGCGCGCGGCGAAACCGCGATCGGCACGCGGCCGCTGAACAAGGCCGCGTTCGCGATCCATGCGGCGATCCACGAAGCCCATCCGCACATCGTCGCCGCCGCGCATACGCATTCGACCTACGGCAAGGCGTGGTCGACGCTCGGCCGCCCGCTCGATCCGCTGACGCAGGACGCGTGCGTGTTCTACGAGGATCACGCGCTGTTCGACGACTTCACGGGGATGGTCGTCGACACCAGCGAAGGCGCGCGGATCGCACACGCGCTCGCGAAGCCGGACGGCAGCACGCACAAGGGCGCGATCCTGAAGAACCACGGGATCCTGACGGCCGGCCCGACGGTCGAGGCCGCCGCGTGGTGGTACATCGCGCTCGACAACGCCGCGCACACGCAGTTGCTGGCCGAAGCGGCCGGCACGCCGCAGCCGATCGATCATGCGACCGCGCGCCACACGCACGGCCAGATCGGCGGCCCCGACGGTGCGCTGCATGCGTTCGGCAGCCTGTTCGCGCGCGTCGTCGCCGACGAACCCGACCTGCTCGACTGA